In Nicotiana tabacum cultivar K326 chromosome 21, ASM71507v2, whole genome shotgun sequence, one DNA window encodes the following:
- the LOC107778181 gene encoding uncharacterized protein LOC107778181, with protein MLAQVQLLFMVVFLEMSLILLFLFKTPLRKLIIMTLDRVKRGRGPLIVKSVAATVLVIMIYTVYSIRELQSRPTDTVNPTDQILLAHQILQAALMGFCLFLGLMVDRLHHYIRELRLLRKTMEAAKKQDRALDNGKNGEASNLKDEISSLRNKVRQLESENEAKEKEVKSQKANSDSLKGQSEKLLLEYDRLLEENQNLRSQLQSVDQNVSHSDSKKNT; from the exons ATGCTAGCACAAGTACAGCTTCTGTTCATGGTGGTATTCTTAGAAATGTCACTAATTTTGTTATTTCTCTTCAAAACCCCTTTGAGGAAACTAATAATCATGACCCTTGATCGAGTCAAACGAGGCCGTGGACCGTTGATTGTTAAATCTGTAGCTGCCACTGTTCTTGTGATCATGATTTACACTGTTTACTCTATTAGGGAATTGCAGTCTCGCCCTACTGATACTGTTAATCCGACTGATCAAATCCTTCTTGCTCATCAGATTCTCCAAGCTGCTCTTATGG GATTTTGTCTATTCCTTGGACTGATGGTAGACAGGCTACACCATTACATAAGGGAGCTTCGCTTACTCAGGAAGACAATGGAGGCTGCAAAGAAGCAGGATCGCGCATTGGACAATGGCAAGAATGGTGAAGCCAGTAACCTAAAGGATGAAATCTCCTCCTTGAGGAACAAGGTAAGGCAGCTGGAATCCGAAAACGAGGCAAAAGAAAAGGAGGTAAAATCTCAGAAGGCTAATTCAGATTCTCTCAAGGGTCAATCTGAAAAATTGCTGCTTGAATACGACCGGTTGCTGGAAGAAAACCAGAATCTTCGAAGCCAATTGCAATCAGTTGACCAAAATGTATCACATTCCGATAGCAAAAAGAACACCTAG